Proteins encoded together in one Pseudomonas sp. Seg1 window:
- a CDS encoding AAA family ATPase, translated as MTDTPHFPLSAVVGADDLKLALCLTAIDPKIGGVLIEGPRGMAKSTLARGLADLLASGQFVTLPLGATEERLVGTLDLDAALSDGRAQFSPGVLAKADGGVLYVDEVNLLPDHLVDLLLDVAASGTNLIERDGISHRHSAKFVLIGTMNPEEGELRPQLLDRFGINVALSGHTAPTERGQIIRRRLDFDSDPQGFCAQWESAQQALRERCENARSALAGIPLDDVALAHITERCFAASVDGLRADLVWLRAARAHAAWRGATAIAEEDIDAVAEFALRHRRREQMPSTPQQPAQSPANAAASPNPSEGQGQWGDMPAPALATGARREVPSWPLEKKP; from the coding sequence ATGACTGACACCCCACATTTCCCGCTCTCCGCCGTGGTCGGCGCCGATGACCTGAAACTCGCCCTGTGCCTCACCGCCATCGACCCGAAAATCGGCGGTGTGCTGATCGAAGGCCCGCGTGGCATGGCCAAATCCACCCTGGCCCGAGGCCTCGCAGATCTGCTCGCCAGCGGCCAGTTCGTCACTTTGCCGCTGGGCGCGACCGAGGAGCGCCTGGTCGGCACGCTCGATCTCGATGCCGCCCTCAGCGACGGCCGCGCGCAGTTTTCCCCCGGCGTGTTGGCCAAGGCTGACGGTGGCGTGCTCTATGTCGATGAAGTCAATCTGCTGCCCGATCATCTGGTCGATCTGTTGCTCGACGTCGCTGCCAGCGGCACCAACCTGATCGAGCGCGACGGTATTTCCCACCGGCATTCGGCGAAGTTTGTACTGATCGGCACCATGAACCCGGAAGAGGGCGAGTTGCGCCCGCAGTTGCTTGATCGCTTCGGCATCAACGTCGCGCTCAGTGGCCATACCGCACCGACCGAGCGCGGGCAGATCATTCGCCGGCGGCTGGATTTCGACAGCGATCCACAAGGATTCTGTGCCCAGTGGGAAAGCGCACAACAGGCCCTGCGCGAGCGTTGCGAAAACGCCCGCAGCGCGTTGGCCGGCATTCCTCTGGACGATGTCGCGCTGGCGCACATCACCGAGCGTTGTTTCGCGGCCAGCGTCGATGGCTTGCGCGCTGATCTGGTGTGGTTGCGCGCGGCTCGCGCTCACGCGGCATGGCGTGGCGCCACGGCCATCGCCGAAGAGGATATCGACGCTGTCGCCGAATTTGCCCTGCGCCATCGTCGTCGCGAACAAATGCCTTCCACTCCTCAACAACCCGCGCAATCCCCGGCAAACGCGGCGGCCAGTCCGAACCCGAGCGAAGGGCAGGGCCAGTGGGGCGACATGCCGGCCCCGGCACTTGCCACCGGTGCCCGCCGCGAAGTGCCGAGCTGGCCGCTGGAAAAAAAGCCCTAG